From a region of the Halolamina sp. CBA1230 genome:
- the ddh gene encoding D-2-hydroxyacid dehydrogenase produces the protein MVTRIGIHASIEALFPPAVLRDRLADVDECFRLSSASQTQSDDVGPEVVVVDTDAVDTVDALVTFAYDDAFLDADLEWIHSVQAGVDRFPFDELEARSIRLTNSTGTHGDSVGETVAGYMLAFARRLHEFRSKQERTEWAWSEWDAPFTLAGSSLCVVGLGTLGRGIAARADALGMDVTGVKRTPTPVDHVGTVYPSSELHEAIGDAKFVALAVPLTDETEGLIGAEELARLREDAILINVARGAVVDQSALVDALEADELDGAALDVFETEPLSADSPLWGMDDVIVTPHSAAAHREYPDRMAALVRENVRRIAEGEGLANQVV, from the coding sequence ATGGTGACACGCATCGGTATCCACGCCTCCATCGAGGCGCTGTTCCCGCCGGCAGTGCTCCGGGACCGACTCGCCGACGTCGACGAGTGTTTCCGACTCTCGTCCGCCAGTCAGACCCAGTCTGACGACGTCGGCCCCGAGGTGGTCGTCGTCGACACCGACGCGGTCGACACGGTCGACGCGCTGGTGACGTTCGCGTACGACGACGCCTTCCTCGACGCCGACCTGGAGTGGATCCACTCCGTCCAGGCCGGCGTCGATCGGTTCCCGTTCGACGAACTGGAAGCGAGAAGCATCCGCCTCACGAACAGCACCGGCACCCACGGCGACAGCGTGGGCGAGACCGTCGCGGGGTACATGCTCGCCTTCGCGCGCCGCCTCCACGAGTTCCGCAGCAAGCAGGAACGGACGGAGTGGGCGTGGTCGGAGTGGGACGCGCCGTTCACGCTCGCGGGGAGTTCGCTCTGTGTCGTCGGCCTCGGCACGCTCGGTCGCGGGATCGCCGCCCGCGCCGACGCGCTGGGGATGGACGTGACCGGCGTCAAGCGCACGCCGACGCCCGTCGATCACGTCGGGACGGTGTACCCGAGCTCCGAGCTCCACGAGGCGATCGGTGACGCGAAGTTCGTCGCGCTCGCGGTGCCGCTGACCGACGAGACGGAGGGGCTGATCGGCGCCGAAGAGCTGGCGCGGCTGCGCGAGGACGCGATCCTCATCAACGTCGCGCGGGGCGCCGTCGTCGACCAGTCGGCGCTGGTCGACGCGCTGGAAGCGGACGAACTCGACGGCGCCGCGCTGGACGTGTTCGAGACCGAGCCGCTGTCCGCGGACTCGCCGCTGTGGGGGATGGACGACGTGATCGTGACGCCCCACAGCGCGGCCGCCCACCGGGAGTACCCCGACCGGATGGCCGCGCTGGTGCGGGAGAACGTTCGCCGGATCGCCGAGGGCGAGGGGCTGGCGAACCAGGTCGTGTAG
- a CDS encoding DUF5798 family protein, producing MVGLGSTAQKLQTVAERAEKVYERMNKLREEVEETQQTVDETKQRVVAVEEELAEQRAVLDAIAEEHDVDADAVAAEAHIEEAEADEDEGTTNGDN from the coding sequence ATGGTCGGACTCGGAAGCACCGCACAGAAGCTGCAGACCGTCGCGGAGAGGGCCGAGAAGGTGTACGAGCGGATGAACAAGCTCCGCGAGGAGGTCGAGGAGACACAACAGACCGTCGACGAGACCAAACAGCGCGTCGTCGCCGTCGAGGAGGAGTTGGCCGAGCAGCGCGCCGTGCTCGACGCGATCGCCGAGGAGCACGACGTCGACGCCGACGCCGTCGCTGCCGAGGCCCACATCGAGGAGGCCGAGGCCGACGAGGACGAAGGGACGACGAACGGCGACAACTGA
- a CDS encoding GTP-binding protein — protein MSDHIPVTVLSGSLGAGKTTLLNHLLTNAGDRDIAVLVNDMGDVNVDAELVAEGSDTDVAGGVEELSNGCICCELQDDLETAVVRLARNREFDHLIVESSGISEPAPVARLFTTESAAAARYRVNGLVTVVDSRLFVDTFGGEGTPERTAAEEDDRPLSDLLVEQIEVSNAVVLNKADLCTDDELDEAEALVAALQPDADTVRTAFSEVDPEWLLDVERFDEGEVNDLPGWKRALADEEHEHDGEHDDGHGHRHPDEVYGVASFTYRQRRPFHPERIAAVLRDLPDGVVRSKGTIWIADNELRQTVGQAGSSVRVEARGPWIASLPEVEQDLYRSNRPSLEWDEEHGDRRTEYVVIGTEFDEDALRDRLDDALVTDEEWEDVDALPAGPFPTENQDETALREPAPATVE, from the coding sequence ATGAGCGATCACATCCCGGTCACGGTGCTCTCGGGGAGTCTCGGCGCCGGGAAGACCACGCTACTGAACCACCTACTCACGAACGCTGGCGACCGCGACATCGCCGTCCTGGTCAACGACATGGGCGACGTGAACGTCGACGCCGAACTCGTCGCGGAAGGATCCGACACGGACGTCGCCGGCGGCGTCGAGGAGCTCTCGAACGGCTGTATCTGCTGTGAGCTGCAGGACGACCTCGAGACCGCCGTGGTTCGGCTCGCGCGGAACCGCGAGTTCGACCACCTGATCGTGGAGTCCTCGGGCATCTCCGAGCCCGCGCCGGTCGCGCGGCTGTTCACCACCGAGTCCGCCGCGGCCGCACGGTACCGCGTGAACGGACTGGTGACAGTCGTCGACTCCCGGCTGTTCGTGGACACGTTCGGCGGCGAGGGGACGCCCGAGCGCACCGCCGCCGAGGAGGACGACCGCCCGCTGTCGGATTTGCTGGTCGAACAGATCGAGGTGTCGAACGCGGTCGTGCTCAACAAGGCCGACCTCTGTACGGACGACGAACTCGACGAGGCCGAGGCGCTGGTGGCGGCGCTCCAGCCCGACGCCGACACGGTCCGCACCGCCTTCTCCGAGGTCGACCCTGAGTGGCTGCTCGACGTCGAGCGCTTCGACGAAGGCGAAGTGAACGACTTGCCGGGCTGGAAACGCGCGCTGGCGGACGAGGAGCACGAACACGACGGCGAGCACGACGACGGCCACGGCCACCGGCACCCGGACGAGGTGTACGGCGTCGCCTCGTTCACCTACAGACAGCGCCGGCCGTTCCACCCCGAGCGGATCGCCGCGGTGCTCCGTGATCTCCCCGACGGCGTCGTCCGCTCGAAAGGGACGATCTGGATCGCGGACAACGAACTCCGTCAGACGGTCGGGCAAGCGGGGTCGTCCGTGCGCGTGGAGGCGCGCGGGCCGTGGATCGCCTCCCTCCCCGAGGTCGAGCAGGATCTCTACCGCTCGAACCGACCGAGCCTCGAGTGGGACGAGGAGCACGGCGACCGGCGCACGGAGTACGTCGTGATCGGCACGGAGTTCGACGAGGACGCGCTGCGGGACCGCCTCGACGACGCGCTCGTCACCGACGAGGAGTGGGAGGACGTGGACGCGCTGCCCGCTGGTCCGTTCCCGACGGAGAACCAGGACGAGACCGCGCTGCGTGAGCCGGCGCCGGCGACGGTGGAGTAA